A region from the Sphingomonas brevis genome encodes:
- a CDS encoding tRNA (cytidine(34)-2'-O)-methyltransferase has product MRLALFEPEIAGNVGAVMRLGACMGVAIDLIEPMGFDWDDRRVRRTAMDYIDHVEVARHSSFGAFRKAVPGRLVLFTTKGDRSPYDFVFDPGDILLFGKESGGVPPEVAMAADAKLRIPIRPEVRSFNLAMSAALALGEALRQTGELPR; this is encoded by the coding sequence ATGCGCCTCGCCCTGTTCGAGCCTGAAATCGCCGGCAATGTCGGCGCCGTGATGCGCCTTGGCGCATGCATGGGTGTCGCCATCGACCTGATCGAGCCGATGGGCTTCGACTGGGACGACAGGAGGGTCCGGCGAACGGCGATGGACTATATCGATCATGTCGAGGTGGCCCGCCACTCGTCGTTCGGCGCCTTTCGCAAGGCAGTGCCGGGGCGCTTGGTCCTGTTCACCACCAAAGGCGACCGGTCGCCATATGACTTCGTTTTCGATCCAGGCGATATCCTGCTGTTCGGCAAGGAAAGCGGCGGCGTTCCGCCGGAAGTCGCAATGGCGGCGGATGCAAAGCTGCGAATCCCGATCCGCCCTGAAGTGCGCTCGTTCAACCTTGCCATGTCGGCCGCACTCGCCCTAGGCGAGGCGCTCCGCCAGACCGGAGAATTGCCCCGATGA
- the lipB gene encoding lipoyl(octanoyl) transferase LipB, with protein sequence MNAEIEWRFSEELVPYEYALAEMEARAAAVRAGEARELVWLLEHPPLFTAGTSADPAELFNPNGFPVYEAGRGGRYTYHGPGQRVGYLVLDLEKRGRDIRCFVHSLEGWMIAALGELGVEARREPGRIGIWTGHGPAEAKIGAIGVRVKRWVTLHGFSINVDPDLSHFGGIVPCGISEYGVTSLAALGRNSSIGALDDALVRTFPSFLNALRDISQAA encoded by the coding sequence ATGAACGCAGAGATTGAGTGGCGGTTCAGCGAAGAGCTGGTTCCCTATGAGTATGCGCTGGCCGAAATGGAGGCTCGCGCAGCGGCCGTTCGCGCCGGCGAAGCGCGAGAATTGGTATGGCTGCTCGAGCATCCGCCTTTGTTTACCGCGGGCACCAGTGCCGACCCCGCCGAGCTGTTCAATCCGAACGGCTTTCCGGTGTACGAAGCCGGTCGCGGCGGACGCTATACCTATCATGGGCCAGGCCAGCGCGTCGGCTACCTGGTTCTCGACCTTGAAAAGCGTGGGCGCGATATTCGCTGCTTCGTTCATTCGCTGGAAGGCTGGATGATCGCCGCTCTCGGCGAGCTCGGGGTCGAAGCGAGGCGCGAACCGGGCCGGATCGGCATCTGGACCGGCCACGGGCCGGCTGAAGCCAAGATCGGCGCCATCGGGGTCCGGGTGAAGCGCTGGGTCACGCTCCATGGTTTCTCGATCAATGTCGATCCGGACCTGTCGCACTTCGGCGGAATCGTGCCCTGCGGCATCTCCGAATATGGCGTGACCAGCCTCGCCGCACTCGGCCGCAATTCGTCCATTGGCGCGCTGGACGATGCTCTGGTCCGGACATTTCCGTCTTTTCTCAATGCTTTACGAGATATCTCACAAGCCGCTTGA
- the hemF gene encoding oxygen-dependent coproporphyrinogen oxidase, translated as MKPLDDQQQATRDWFEALRTRICTEFEAIEREAGSKARFEFIPWDRTDEDGAPGGAKSGGGGVRGQMSGQVFEKVGVNVSTVGGRFSEEFASQIPGAEDDPSFFATGISLVAHMANPHVPAVHMNTRFLTTTKRWFGGGADLNPAIPYQEDTDAFHARLRAACAAHDPTFYPRFSKWAEEYFWLPHRNRSRGVGGIFYDRLEGHFDEHFAFTRDVGEAFLDIFPQIVRKRMDMPFTEADRDALLEFRGRYVEFNLLYDRGTLFGLKTGGNIDAILMSLPPLAKWK; from the coding sequence ATGAAGCCGCTCGATGACCAGCAGCAGGCCACCCGCGACTGGTTCGAGGCGCTTCGAACCCGGATCTGCACCGAGTTCGAGGCGATCGAGCGCGAAGCCGGCAGCAAGGCCAGGTTCGAATTTATCCCCTGGGACCGAACCGACGAGGACGGTGCGCCTGGCGGTGCCAAATCAGGTGGAGGGGGCGTCCGCGGCCAGATGTCCGGCCAGGTGTTCGAAAAGGTCGGGGTCAATGTCTCGACCGTCGGCGGCCGGTTTTCGGAGGAATTCGCCAGCCAGATCCCGGGCGCCGAAGACGACCCGAGCTTCTTCGCCACCGGCATCAGCCTGGTCGCCCACATGGCCAATCCGCACGTGCCGGCGGTGCATATGAACACCCGCTTCCTGACGACGACGAAGCGCTGGTTCGGCGGGGGCGCCGACCTCAACCCGGCGATCCCTTACCAGGAGGATACGGACGCGTTTCACGCGCGGCTGCGCGCTGCCTGCGCGGCGCATGACCCGACCTTCTATCCGCGCTTCTCGAAGTGGGCTGAAGAATATTTCTGGCTTCCGCATCGCAACCGGTCGCGCGGCGTCGGCGGCATCTTCTACGACCGGCTAGAGGGCCATTTCGACGAGCATTTCGCCTTCACTCGTGATGTCGGTGAGGCGTTTCTCGACATTTTCCCGCAGATCGTCCGCAAACGAATGGATATGCCGTTCACTGAGGCAGACCGGGATGCGCTGCTCGAATTTCGCGGGCGCTACGTCGAGTTCAACCTGCTTTACGATCGCGGCACCCTGTTCGGCCTCAAGACCGGCGGCAATATCGACGCCATCCTGATGAGCCTGCCGCCGCTGGCGAAGTGGAAATGA
- the queC gene encoding 7-cyano-7-deazaguanine synthase QueC yields MSNKLNKSAVVLLSGGLDSMVCAALAREAGFSVLALTVDYNQRHRIELEAAKRIAAELADQHIILPLDLTAFGGSALTSDMAVPKDGVAQGIPVTYVPARNTVFLSLALAWAEAAGARDLFVGVNALDYSGYPDCRPDFIAAFEALANQATKAGVEGDRFTVHAPLQQMSKADIAREAARLGLDAGQSHSCYDPAPDGAACGLCDACRLRAKGFEEAGLPDPTVYAPSRERG; encoded by the coding sequence ATGAGCAACAAATTGAACAAGTCAGCGGTGGTGCTGTTGTCCGGCGGCCTGGATTCGATGGTCTGCGCTGCCTTGGCGCGCGAAGCCGGATTCTCGGTGCTGGCGCTGACCGTCGATTATAATCAGCGCCACCGGATCGAGCTGGAAGCCGCGAAGCGGATCGCCGCCGAGCTGGCCGACCAGCACATCATCCTGCCGCTGGACCTGACAGCGTTCGGCGGATCGGCGCTGACCAGCGACATGGCCGTCCCCAAGGATGGCGTAGCCCAGGGTATTCCGGTCACTTACGTCCCGGCTCGCAACACGGTGTTCCTCAGCCTGGCGCTGGCCTGGGCGGAAGCGGCAGGTGCCCGCGACTTGTTCGTCGGGGTCAATGCGCTCGACTATTCCGGCTACCCCGACTGCCGTCCGGACTTCATCGCCGCGTTCGAAGCCCTGGCCAACCAGGCGACAAAAGCCGGGGTCGAAGGCGACCGGTTTACGGTTCACGCGCCGCTGCAGCAGATGAGCAAGGCCGACATCGCCAGGGAGGCAGCACGGCTCGGCCTCGATGCCGGCCAGAGCCACAGCTGCTACGATCCGGCGCCGGACGGAGCGGCATGCGGCCTGTGCGATGCTTGCCGCTTGAGGGCCAAGGGGTTCGAGGAAGCAGGATTGCCTGATCCGACGGTCTACGCCCCCTCGCGGGAGCGCGGATAA
- a CDS encoding DUF3617 domain-containing protein, with protein MRIGVRIALTVSAGLSAAGLFAAVQPHALAPAAGGWWDVSQSANGHEPTRVCVPTPDVLAQFEHRNARCTRVVIRDSGTTTEIHYTCADGGFGRSVMTLVTPRSLTVDTQGISGGLPFHYKLYARRMGDCQAGIARR; from the coding sequence ATGCGTATCGGAGTTCGGATTGCACTGACAGTTTCGGCTGGCCTGAGCGCGGCGGGGCTCTTCGCCGCCGTCCAGCCACATGCGCTTGCACCAGCGGCCGGCGGATGGTGGGACGTGAGCCAGAGTGCCAACGGTCATGAGCCGACAAGGGTCTGCGTCCCGACCCCCGATGTGCTGGCGCAGTTCGAGCATCGCAACGCCCGTTGCACTCGGGTGGTGATCCGCGACAGCGGGACGACCACGGAAATCCACTACACCTGCGCCGACGGCGGTTTCGGCCGTTCGGTGATGACGTTGGTCACCCCGCGGTCGCTGACAGTCGACACGCAGGGCATCTCCGGCGGCCTGCCGTTCCACTACAAGCTTTATGCTCGCCGGATGGGCGATTGCCAGGCTGGAATCGCCCGCCGTTAA
- the petA gene encoding ubiquinol-cytochrome c reductase iron-sulfur subunit codes for MATLEELNAAKVEGDHSLRRRDFINIAAVSFAGVGVVAVALPLVNQMNPSADVLALASTEVDISKIAPGQAIKTSWRKQPVFVRNLTPQEIASAKAVPLSELRDPQTLDQRTKPGKENWLITLGVCTHLGCVPLGTGEGENRGDYGGYFCPCHGSHYDTAARIRKGPAPLNLHVPDYAFTSDTVVTIG; via the coding sequence ATGGCCACGTTGGAAGAACTCAACGCCGCGAAAGTGGAGGGCGACCATAGCCTTCGCCGTCGCGACTTCATCAACATCGCCGCGGTCAGCTTCGCCGGCGTCGGCGTCGTCGCCGTGGCGCTGCCGCTGGTCAACCAGATGAACCCGTCGGCCGATGTGCTGGCGCTGGCCTCGACCGAGGTCGATATCAGCAAGATCGCGCCGGGACAGGCGATCAAGACCAGCTGGCGCAAGCAGCCGGTGTTCGTGCGCAACCTGACGCCGCAGGAGATCGCGTCGGCCAAGGCGGTACCGCTGTCCGAGCTGCGCGACCCGCAAACGCTCGACCAGCGGACCAAGCCCGGCAAGGAAAATTGGCTGATCACGCTTGGCGTCTGCACCCATTTGGGCTGCGTGCCGCTGGGCACCGGCGAGGGCGAGAACCGCGGCGATTACGGCGGCTATTTCTGCCCCTGCCACGGATCGCACTACGACACTGCCGCCCGGATCCGCAAAGGACCGGCGCCGCTCAACCTGCACGTGCCGGACTATGCGTTCACGTCCGACACCGTCGTGACCATCGGTTAA
- the queE gene encoding 7-carboxy-7-deazaguanine synthase, protein MAYAVKEAFLTLQGEGVQAGSRAVFLRFAGCNLWSGREQDRATAQCNFCDTDFVGTDGPGGGRFADAEALAGHIESLWGGRKEERLVVITGGEPMLQLDHALIEALHARGFRIAVESNGTIAAVPGIDWLCISPKAGTEIVQRSGNELKLVWPQDGIDPADLEGWDFGHFLVQPMDCAETQASYEASIALAMARPKWRLTLQAHKVVGLK, encoded by the coding sequence ATGGCCTACGCGGTCAAAGAGGCCTTCCTGACCCTGCAGGGAGAGGGCGTGCAGGCCGGCAGCCGCGCCGTGTTCCTGCGCTTTGCCGGCTGCAATTTGTGGAGCGGGCGGGAACAGGATCGCGCCACCGCCCAATGTAATTTCTGCGACACTGACTTTGTCGGCACCGACGGGCCGGGCGGAGGCAGGTTCGCCGATGCCGAAGCGCTTGCGGGACACATCGAATCCCTTTGGGGCGGGCGTAAGGAAGAGCGGCTGGTGGTGATTACCGGCGGAGAACCGATGCTTCAACTCGATCATGCGTTGATCGAGGCGCTCCATGCGCGCGGCTTCCGCATCGCCGTGGAAAGCAATGGCACCATTGCCGCCGTGCCCGGCATCGACTGGCTGTGCATCAGCCCCAAGGCGGGGACCGAGATCGTTCAGCGATCGGGCAATGAGCTGAAGCTGGTCTGGCCTCAGGACGGAATCGATCCGGCCGACCTTGAAGGTTGGGACTTCGGCCATTTCCTGGTCCAGCCGATGGACTGCGCCGAGACGCAAGCAAGTTACGAGGCGTCGATCGCGCTGGCCATGGCGCGTCCCAAATGGCGCCTGACGCTCCAGGCGCACAAAGTGGTCGGGCTGAAATAG